A genomic window from Pseudomonas argentinensis includes:
- the rfbF gene encoding glucose-1-phosphate cytidylyltransferase, with translation MKVAIFAGGFGTRLSEETTVRPKPMVEIGGRPIIWHIMKMYAHHGFNDFVVLGGYKVDYIRDYFLNYRAQRTDYTIDLKTGSIDWLESVSEDWRVTVLDTGADSMTGGRLKRAMRLLSDGPFCLTYGDGVSDVNIRQLVEVHQASKRWCTLTAVTQPGRYGALRLNEDLSRVEAFREKGAADGGLINGGFFVCQPEVFELIDGDQTTWENEPMDRLVELDMLGSYHHDGYWQSMDSLRDKITLESAWASGAPWKQWKD, from the coding sequence ATGAAAGTAGCGATCTTTGCAGGTGGCTTCGGCACCCGGCTGAGCGAGGAAACAACGGTGCGCCCCAAGCCGATGGTTGAGATTGGTGGACGGCCGATCATCTGGCACATCATGAAGATGTACGCTCACCACGGCTTCAACGATTTCGTGGTACTGGGCGGCTACAAGGTCGACTACATCCGCGACTACTTCCTCAACTACCGCGCCCAACGAACCGACTACACCATCGATCTGAAGACCGGCAGCATCGACTGGCTGGAGAGCGTCAGCGAGGACTGGCGCGTCACCGTGCTCGACACCGGTGCCGACTCGATGACCGGCGGGCGTCTCAAGCGCGCGATGCGCCTGCTCAGTGATGGCCCCTTTTGCCTGACCTACGGCGACGGTGTCAGCGACGTCAACATCCGCCAACTGGTCGAGGTGCACCAGGCCTCGAAACGTTGGTGCACCCTGACCGCCGTCACTCAGCCGGGGCGCTACGGCGCGTTGCGGCTCAACGAAGACCTCAGTCGGGTAGAGGCCTTTCGCGAGAAAGGCGCGGCCGATGGCGGCCTGATCAATGGCGGCTTCTTCGTGTGCCAGCCGGAGGTTTTCGAGCTGATCGACGGCGACCAGACCACCTGGGAAAACGAACCCATGGATCGCCTGGTCGAACTCGACATGCTCGGCAGCTATCACCATGACGGCTATTGGCAGAGCATGGATTCGCTGCGCGACAAGATCACCCTGGAAAGCGCCTGGGCCAGCGGCGCACCATGGAAACAGTGGAAAGACTGA
- a CDS encoding NAD(P)H-dependent oxidoreductase has protein sequence MIIVDSALAKREAEGRPIRVGMIGAGFQGSGIALQILTATPGMRLCAVANRNIGSAVGVYDQAGIEPLRCDTQAELEHAIARGTPAVTENAQALARAEGLDAIIEVTGSIEYAAHAVLAALQAGKHVVQMNAELDGTIGPILKHKADQAGVIYTFSDGDQPGVQMNLYRFVAGLGVKPVLCGNIKGLHDPYRNPTTQQEFARRWGQKPAMVASFADGTKISFEQAIVANATGMRVARRGMLGPDFSGGNPGAPLVPIEDTLAAFEPHLDAHEPGLVDYVVGARPGPGVFVIGTLQNPRQRHYLELYKLGKGPYYSFYTPYHLCHFEVPNSVARAVLFGDPVLTPSGAPSVGVIAVAKKDLAPGDSIADFGGYEAYGVAENMTAIRAENLLPIGLALGCRLKRAVAKDTALTFDDVQFPAGRLVDQLYAEQESLFAGDSASTPRVPTTIDQEHP, from the coding sequence ATGATCATCGTTGACAGCGCCCTGGCCAAACGCGAGGCCGAGGGCCGCCCCATTCGTGTGGGTATGATTGGCGCAGGCTTCCAGGGTAGCGGCATTGCCCTGCAGATACTCACCGCCACCCCCGGCATGCGCCTGTGCGCCGTGGCCAATCGCAACATCGGTAGCGCCGTGGGGGTGTATGACCAGGCCGGCATCGAGCCGCTGCGCTGCGACACCCAGGCCGAACTGGAACATGCCATCGCCAGGGGCACGCCGGCAGTCACCGAAAATGCCCAGGCTCTGGCGCGCGCCGAGGGCCTGGATGCGATCATCGAAGTGACCGGCTCCATCGAGTACGCCGCCCATGCCGTGTTGGCCGCCCTGCAAGCCGGCAAGCACGTGGTGCAGATGAATGCCGAGCTCGATGGCACCATCGGCCCGATCCTCAAGCACAAGGCCGATCAAGCCGGGGTCATCTACACCTTCTCGGATGGCGATCAGCCGGGCGTGCAGATGAACCTCTACCGGTTTGTCGCGGGGCTGGGCGTAAAACCCGTGCTGTGCGGCAACATCAAGGGTTTGCATGACCCCTATCGCAACCCGACCACACAGCAGGAGTTCGCCCGCCGCTGGGGCCAGAAGCCGGCAATGGTCGCCTCGTTCGCCGATGGCACCAAGATTTCCTTCGAGCAGGCCATCGTCGCCAACGCCACCGGCATGCGTGTCGCTCGCCGCGGCATGCTCGGCCCGGACTTTTCCGGCGGCAACCCGGGAGCGCCGCTGGTACCCATCGAGGACACCCTGGCAGCATTCGAGCCGCACCTCGATGCCCATGAGCCGGGCTTGGTCGACTACGTGGTAGGCGCCCGCCCCGGTCCCGGGGTGTTCGTCATCGGCACGTTGCAGAACCCGAGACAGCGCCATTATCTGGAGCTTTACAAGCTCGGCAAGGGGCCCTATTACAGCTTCTACACGCCCTATCACCTGTGCCACTTCGAAGTGCCCAACTCGGTGGCGCGTGCCGTGCTGTTCGGCGACCCCGTGCTGACACCCAGTGGGGCCCCGAGCGTAGGCGTGATCGCAGTGGCCAAGAAAGACCTGGCCCCGGGCGATAGCATCGCGGATTTTGGCGGTTACGAAGCCTATGGTGTTGCCGAGAACATGACGGCCATCCGTGCCGAGAACCTGCTGCCCATCGGACTGGCGCTCGGCTGCAGGCTCAAACGTGCGGTGGCCAAGGACACGGCGCTGACTTTCGATGATGTGCAGTTCCCAGCAGGGCGCCTTGTCGATCAACTCTACGCGGAGCAGGAAAGCCTGTTCGCTGGCGATTCCGCCAGTACGCCGCGCGTTCCCACGACCATCGACCAGGAGCACCCATGA
- a CDS encoding tripartite tricarboxylate transporter TctB family protein — translation MQDRIFAGVSLLLCLGLSMAAWSYHAPFSYEPVGPRAFPLLLLLMIALGAIYLLFKPSRASIEGAEPALDRHVIRKIVLCIVALLIYSALFELAGFIIASTLFAIAMARLYEGTWKASLTSGVLLAVGLYLLFDKILDVPLPLGILSSLEI, via the coding sequence ATGCAAGACCGTATTTTTGCGGGCGTCAGCCTGCTGCTTTGTCTCGGCCTGTCGATGGCGGCCTGGAGCTACCATGCGCCGTTCTCGTACGAGCCTGTAGGGCCGCGGGCCTTTCCCCTGCTGCTGTTGCTGATGATCGCCCTGGGCGCCATCTACCTGCTGTTCAAACCGTCACGGGCCAGTATCGAGGGTGCCGAGCCCGCGCTGGATCGCCACGTGATTCGCAAGATCGTGCTGTGCATCGTCGCCCTGCTGATCTACTCCGCGCTATTCGAACTGGCCGGCTTCATCATCGCCAGCACCCTTTTCGCCATCGCCATGGCGCGCCTGTACGAAGGCACCTGGAAAGCCAGCCTGACCTCCGGCGTGCTGCTTGCGGTGGGCCTGTACCTGCTGTTCGACAAGATCCTCGACGTCCCGCTGCCGCTCGGCATTCTTTCCAGCCTGGAGATCTGA
- a CDS encoding NAD-dependent epimerase/dehydratase family protein — MKILVLGNMGYVGPAVIRELTARHPSANVHGFDNAYFAHCLTNAHTLPEQRLTQQFFGDVRDLTEQALDGYDAVVQLAAVSNDPMGDRFAGVTAAINQDATIRIARAAARAGVRNFVFASSCSVYGVAEGGPRTENDPVAPMTAYARSKIGSEDALADIDGDMVITSLRFATACGMSDRLRLDLVLNDFVAGALSEGRITVLSDGSPWRPLIDVADMARAIDWAIQRSADNGGRILRVNTGSNERNHQVRDLAAAVAAALPGTEVSINTAAPVDSRSYQVDFSLFARLAPEHQPQMTLTKSISQLIAGLKGMNFADSQFRASPLMRLRVLQSHIDSGRLSEDLRWYSH; from the coding sequence ATGAAGATTCTCGTTCTGGGCAACATGGGCTATGTCGGCCCTGCAGTAATTCGCGAGCTAACCGCTCGCCACCCCTCTGCGAACGTGCACGGCTTTGACAACGCCTACTTCGCACATTGCCTCACCAACGCCCATACCCTGCCGGAACAGCGGCTGACGCAGCAGTTCTTTGGTGACGTGCGCGACCTCACGGAGCAGGCATTGGACGGCTACGACGCCGTGGTGCAACTGGCAGCGGTGTCCAATGATCCCATGGGCGACCGCTTCGCCGGGGTGACCGCGGCAATCAACCAGGACGCCACCATCCGCATTGCCCGGGCTGCCGCGCGCGCCGGTGTGCGCAATTTCGTCTTCGCTTCCAGCTGCAGTGTTTATGGTGTTGCCGAAGGCGGGCCGCGCACGGAAAACGATCCGGTGGCGCCGATGACTGCCTACGCGCGCTCGAAGATCGGCAGCGAGGATGCCCTCGCGGACATCGACGGCGACATGGTGATTACCAGCCTGCGCTTCGCCACGGCCTGCGGGATGTCCGACCGCCTGCGCCTGGATCTGGTGCTCAACGACTTTGTTGCTGGCGCGCTCAGCGAAGGCCGCATCACGGTGCTCAGCGACGGTTCGCCCTGGCGGCCGCTAATCGATGTCGCGGACATGGCCCGCGCCATCGACTGGGCCATCCAGCGCAGCGCCGACAATGGAGGGCGCATCCTGCGCGTGAACACCGGCAGCAACGAGCGCAACCATCAGGTCCGCGACCTGGCCGCTGCGGTGGCCGCCGCCCTGCCTGGCACCGAGGTGAGCATCAACACGGCCGCACCGGTGGACAGCCGCTCCTACCAGGTCGACTTCAGTCTGTTCGCCCGTCTCGCCCCAGAGCACCAACCGCAAATGACCCTGACCAAGTCGATCAGTCAACTGATCGCTGGACTCAAGGGCATGAATTTCGCCGATAGCCAGTTTCGCGCCTCGCCCCTGATGCGGCTTCGTGTGCTGCAAAGCCATATCGACAGCGGCCGCCTATCCGAGGATCTGCGCTGGTATTCCCATTAG
- a CDS encoding D-2-hydroxyacid dehydrogenase family protein: MHIVVPDDYQDVIRSLACFATLAGHQVSLHHDAVDDVEVLAERFADADALVLTRERTRIDEALLARLPNLKLISQTGKVSSHLDVEACTRHGVAVMEGRGSPIAPAELTWALILNARRQLFPAMQAMYAGQWQVNLGQRLAGQTLGIWGYGKIGQRLARYAQAFEMPVLVWGSEASRQAAMADGHQAAESREAFFSQADVVSLHLRLAESTRHLVTVKDLTQMKPSALLVNTSRAELIAPGALLDALNKGRPGFAALDVFEQEPLVDPHHALLQHPAVLCTPHLGYVEREGYELYFGDAFANVRSFFNGDPCVLANPEVRPTLP, encoded by the coding sequence ATGCATATCGTCGTTCCCGATGACTACCAAGACGTCATTCGCAGCCTCGCCTGCTTCGCCACCCTGGCCGGTCATCAGGTCAGCCTCCATCACGACGCCGTGGACGATGTCGAGGTGCTCGCCGAGCGCTTTGCCGACGCGGACGCTCTGGTGTTGACCCGCGAACGCACCCGTATAGATGAAGCGCTGCTGGCCCGCCTGCCGAACCTCAAGCTGATCAGCCAGACCGGCAAGGTGTCCAGCCACCTGGATGTCGAGGCCTGTACTCGTCATGGCGTGGCGGTGATGGAGGGCCGTGGCTCGCCGATTGCGCCAGCCGAACTGACCTGGGCGCTGATTCTCAATGCCCGCCGTCAGCTGTTCCCGGCCATGCAGGCGATGTACGCCGGGCAGTGGCAGGTCAACCTCGGTCAGCGCCTGGCCGGACAGACACTGGGCATCTGGGGCTACGGCAAGATCGGCCAGCGCCTGGCCCGTTACGCCCAGGCCTTCGAGATGCCGGTGCTGGTATGGGGCAGCGAGGCGTCGCGTCAGGCAGCCATGGCCGACGGCCACCAGGCCGCCGAATCACGAGAAGCGTTCTTTTCCCAGGCCGACGTGGTCAGTCTGCATCTGCGTCTCGCCGAAAGCACCCGCCACTTGGTGACCGTCAAAGATCTGACACAGATGAAACCCTCGGCCCTGCTGGTCAATACCAGCCGCGCCGAGTTGATTGCCCCGGGCGCCTTGCTCGACGCCCTCAACAAGGGCAGGCCGGGCTTCGCAGCGCTTGATGTATTCGAACAAGAGCCGCTGGTCGACCCCCATCACGCCCTCTTGCAGCACCCAGCCGTGCTCTGTACGCCCCACCTTGGCTATGTGGAGCGGGAGGGGTACGAGCTGTATTTCGGTGATGCCTTCGCCAACGTGCGGTCCTTTTTCAACGGTGACCCCTGCGTACTGGCCAATCCCGAGGTGCGTCCAACGCTCCCATAG
- a CDS encoding tripartite tricarboxylate transporter permease, translated as MDTFSYLGQGFGVALSPYNLFTALCGTLIGTVVGLLPGLGPINGVALLIPIAFALGLPPETALILLAAVYLGCEYGGRISSILLNIPGEASAVMTTLDGYPLARQGKAGVALSISAWSSFVGGLMATCGVVIFAPLLAKWAVAFGPAEYFVLMVFAIVCLAGMAGNKPMKTAIAACIGLFLSCVGIDSNSGVYRFTFGSLGLADGIQFVVLVLGLFSVSEILVLLERTHHGQKAIDASGRMLFNVKEGMSVLATNLRSGATGFFMGVLPGAGATLASAVSYMAEKRLAVKDNKFGDGDLRGLAAPETANSAAACGSMVPMLTLGVPGSGTTAVMLGALTLYNITPGPLLFRDQPDIVWGLIASLFVANIMLIIINVPMIKVFTKILAVPYWALVPAIAIITSIGVYAVHATAFDLYLMIGIGVAGYILRKMDFPLSAVLLGFILGGMMEQNLRRALSISNGDLSILWSSSISLAVWALVAMMIALPIWRIWRARHKAAAPSAS; from the coding sequence GTGGATACTTTTAGCTACCTGGGCCAGGGCTTCGGCGTCGCCCTGAGCCCCTACAACCTGTTCACCGCCCTGTGCGGCACCCTGATCGGCACCGTCGTCGGCCTGCTGCCGGGCCTGGGCCCGATCAATGGCGTGGCGCTGCTGATTCCAATCGCCTTCGCCCTCGGCCTGCCACCGGAAACCGCGCTGATCCTGCTCGCGGCGGTCTACCTGGGCTGCGAATACGGCGGTCGTATTTCCTCGATCCTGCTGAACATCCCAGGCGAGGCCTCGGCGGTGATGACTACCCTGGACGGCTATCCGCTGGCCCGCCAGGGCAAGGCTGGCGTGGCGCTGTCGATCTCCGCCTGGAGCTCGTTCGTCGGTGGCCTGATGGCGACCTGTGGCGTGGTGATCTTCGCCCCGCTGCTCGCCAAGTGGGCAGTGGCCTTCGGCCCGGCCGAATACTTCGTGCTGATGGTCTTCGCCATCGTCTGCCTGGCGGGCATGGCCGGCAACAAACCCATGAAGACCGCCATCGCGGCCTGTATCGGCTTGTTCCTGTCGTGCGTCGGTATCGACTCCAACAGCGGCGTGTACCGCTTCACCTTCGGCAGCCTGGGCCTGGCCGACGGCATTCAGTTCGTGGTGCTGGTGCTGGGTCTGTTTTCGGTCAGCGAGATCCTCGTGCTGCTCGAGCGCACCCACCATGGTCAGAAGGCCATCGACGCCAGTGGCCGCATGCTGTTCAACGTCAAGGAAGGCATGTCGGTACTCGCCACCAACCTGCGCAGCGGTGCCACCGGCTTCTTTATGGGTGTTCTGCCAGGCGCCGGCGCAACCCTGGCCAGCGCCGTGTCGTACATGGCCGAGAAACGCCTGGCGGTGAAGGACAACAAGTTCGGTGACGGCGACCTGCGCGGCCTGGCGGCGCCGGAAACGGCGAACAGCGCCGCGGCCTGCGGCTCGATGGTACCGATGCTGACCCTCGGCGTTCCCGGCTCGGGCACCACCGCGGTGATGCTCGGCGCCCTGACGCTGTACAACATTACCCCGGGCCCGCTGCTGTTCCGCGACCAACCGGATATCGTCTGGGGTCTGATCGCCTCGCTGTTCGTGGCCAACATCATGTTGATCATCATCAACGTGCCGATGATCAAGGTGTTCACCAAGATCCTGGCCGTGCCGTATTGGGCCCTGGTGCCGGCCATTGCCATCATCACCTCGATAGGCGTCTATGCGGTGCATGCCACCGCGTTCGACCTGTACCTGATGATCGGCATCGGCGTCGCAGGCTACATCCTGCGCAAGATGGACTTTCCGCTGTCGGCGGTGCTGCTGGGATTCATTCTCGGCGGCATGATGGAGCAGAACCTGCGCCGCGCCCTGTCCATCTCCAACGGCGACCTGAGTATCCTGTGGAGCAGCTCGATCAGCCTGGCCGTATGGGCGCTGGTGGCTATGATGATAGCCTTGCCCATCTGGCGTATCTGGCGCGCTCGCCATAAGGCAGCGGCACCAAGCGCCAGCTGA